A single region of the Gossypium arboreum isolate Shixiya-1 chromosome 12, ASM2569848v2, whole genome shotgun sequence genome encodes:
- the LOC128285391 gene encoding uncharacterized protein LOC128285391, translated as MTKGDKSVAEYKAEFLRLNRYARVMVATNYERCVRYEDGLRDSLKVLIAPQKERVFSELVEKTKITEEVKCTECLNREKERGKNKREAETPDIDQRPRSRTRVNGPVRVGPPTTNPGVPPCADCRNTGHAEARQPALVYAARHREDRDAPDVIVVMPFGLTNASAAFMDLMNRVFQPYLDRFMVVFIDEILVYSRDEDEHDAHLRFLLQTLREKQLYAKFSKCEFWLKEVTFLGHVVSAEGIEVDPWKIEAVLD; from the exons ATGACCAAGGGAGACAAATCTGTGGCGGAGTATAAGGCGGAATTTCTACGTCTTaataggtatgcaagagttatggtggcaacgaACTATGAGCGGTGCGTTAGGTATGAGGATGGGCTAAGAGATAGCCTCAaggtattgatagctccacaaaaggAGCGAGTTTTCTCGGAGTTAGTGGAGAAAACAAAGATAACGGAGGAGGTGAAGTGCACTGAGTGCCTAAATCGAGAAAAGGAAaggggtaagaacaagagggaggctgagactcctgaTATTGACCAGAGGCCTAGGTCTAGGaccagagttaatgggccagttagGGTAGGGCCTCCTACTACTAATCCAGGagtgccaccttgtgctgatt GCAGAAATACTGGCCatgctgaggcgaggcagccagctttggtttatgctgctcgtcaCCGAGAAGACAGGGATGCCCCAGATGTGATAGTGG tgatgccattcgggctgaCGAACGCATCTgccgcttttatggatcttatgaatcgggTCTTTCAACCCTACTTGGACAGGTTCATGGTAGTTTTTATAGATGAAATTTTGGTGTACTCAAGggatgaggatgagcatgatgcgcACTTAAGGTTTTtgttgcagactttgagggagaagcagttgtatgccaaattcagtaagtgcGAATTTTGGCTAAAggaggttacttttctaggacatgtggtgtcagCTGAGGGGATTGAGGTGGATCCTTGGAAAATTGAAGCAGTGTTAGACTAG